A genomic region of Aureimonas populi contains the following coding sequences:
- a CDS encoding ABC transporter ATP-binding protein, which produces MTSVVLEGVNKIYPGPDGRPAFHAVKDLDLTIEPGTLVTLLGPSGCGKTTTLRMLAGFEVPSTGRILIDGRDVTSTPVNRRGIGMVFQSYALFPHMSVRDNVAFGLKVMGTPGGEAGRKVDRILALMHLAPYADRAPAQLSGGQQQRVALARAVVTEPRVLLFDEPLSNLDAQLRERMRDELRTIQQRLGITSLYVTHDQSEAMAISDRVVVMREGIVEQDDAPGAIYARPRSDFVARFMGKANLLPGRVESVRDGMLEASVAGVRISMPDGGLGLAPGDALDCMVRPEQIAIEKGGPIAATIERVVYQGAYAEYSLDIGGKACTVVDWRHGRLFEAGEILHLSLNGASPWPLAKRA; this is translated from the coding sequence ATGACGAGCGTCGTTCTCGAGGGCGTCAACAAGATCTATCCGGGGCCGGACGGCAGGCCCGCCTTTCACGCGGTGAAGGATCTCGACCTGACGATCGAGCCGGGCACGCTGGTCACGCTGCTCGGCCCTTCCGGCTGCGGCAAGACGACCACCCTGCGCATGCTCGCCGGGTTCGAGGTGCCGTCCACGGGGCGCATCCTCATCGACGGGCGAGACGTCACCTCGACGCCGGTGAACCGGCGCGGCATCGGCATGGTCTTCCAGAGCTATGCCCTGTTTCCGCACATGAGCGTGCGCGACAACGTGGCCTTCGGGCTGAAGGTGATGGGAACGCCGGGGGGCGAGGCCGGGCGCAAGGTGGATAGGATCCTGGCGCTGATGCATCTGGCGCCCTATGCCGACAGGGCGCCGGCCCAGCTTTCCGGCGGGCAGCAGCAGCGGGTTGCCCTTGCGCGCGCAGTCGTCACGGAGCCGCGCGTGCTCCTCTTCGACGAGCCGCTCTCCAATCTCGACGCGCAGCTTCGCGAGCGCATGCGCGACGAGTTGCGCACCATCCAGCAGCGCCTCGGCATCACCAGCCTCTACGTGACGCATGACCAGAGCGAGGCGATGGCGATCTCGGACCGGGTGGTGGTGATGCGCGAGGGCATCGTGGAACAGGACGACGCGCCGGGGGCCATCTATGCGCGCCCGCGCTCCGATTTCGTCGCTCGCTTCATGGGCAAGGCGAACCTCTTGCCCGGGCGCGTGGAAAGCGTGCGGGACGGTATGCTGGAGGCGAGCGTGGCGGGCGTGCGCATCTCGATGCCGGACGGCGGGCTCGGGCTTGCGCCGGGCGACGCGCTGGACTGCATGGTCCGGCCAGAGCAGATCGCGATCGAGAAGGGCGGACCCATTGCCGCGACCATCGAGCGGGTCGTGTATCAGGGGGCCTATGCGGAATACAGCCTCGACATCGGCGGAAAGGCCTGCACCGTGGTGGACTGGCGGCATGGACGCCTCTTCGAGGCCGGGGAGATCCTGCACCTGTCCCTGAACGGGGCCTCGCCCTGGCCGCTTGCGAAACGGGCCTGA
- a CDS encoding inositol monophosphatase family protein, producing MATRAAPAEAAVVEAAVAAARAAGAVSRHAFLAAERGQLPQVEEKRGFFDIVTLADREAETAAARAIFDRVPHSRILGEEGGWQGEGGVTWYVDPIDGTSNFACGLPFFCASVAAYGEDGTPICGAVYDPMRDEMFLARGGTLTLNGGPVTAVRRAVRDSEAELLTNLPREGAPPSDGELARFGRLVSSFRAVRRLGSCALQLAYVAAGRASVGYDEMCYPWDIAAGLQLVEAGGGRIMAWDAQDRPMEHPLQALSRVERFVAGAPGFDLEGSAVVRTRRAQPAAAPALD from the coding sequence ATGGCAACGCGCGCAGCACCGGCCGAGGCGGCCGTCGTCGAGGCCGCCGTCGCGGCCGCGCGGGCGGCGGGCGCCGTCTCGCGGCACGCCTTCCTCGCTGCCGAACGCGGGCAGCTTCCGCAGGTGGAGGAGAAGCGGGGATTCTTCGATATCGTGACCCTGGCGGACCGGGAGGCCGAGACCGCCGCGGCGCGTGCCATTTTCGACCGCGTTCCCCATTCGCGCATCCTGGGCGAGGAGGGGGGCTGGCAGGGCGAGGGCGGCGTCACCTGGTATGTGGATCCCATCGACGGCACCAGCAACTTCGCGTGCGGATTGCCCTTCTTCTGTGCCTCGGTGGCCGCCTACGGGGAGGATGGGACACCGATCTGCGGCGCCGTCTACGACCCCATGCGGGACGAGATGTTCCTGGCGCGCGGCGGGACGCTGACATTGAACGGCGGGCCGGTGACGGCTGTCCGCCGCGCGGTGCGCGACAGCGAGGCCGAGCTTCTCACCAATCTGCCGCGCGAGGGCGCCCCGCCCTCGGACGGGGAACTGGCGCGCTTCGGCCGGCTCGTCTCCTCCTTCCGCGCCGTGCGCCGCCTCGGTTCCTGCGCCCTCCAGCTCGCTTATGTGGCCGCGGGCCGGGCGAGCGTGGGCTATGACGAGATGTGCTACCCCTGGGACATCGCGGCGGGGCTCCAGCTCGTCGAGGCGGGGGGCGGGCGCATCATGGCCTGGGACGCGCAGGACAGGCCGATGGAGCACCCCCTCCAGGCGCTTTCGCGCGTGGAGCGCTTCGTCGCCGGTGCTCCGGGCTTCGACCTGGAAGGCTCGGCCGTGGTGCGCACGCGGCGCGCCCAGCCCGCCGCCGCGCCCGCATTGGACTGA
- a CDS encoding M20/M25/M40 family metallo-hydrolase codes for MSPADLAGLDTEAMLGGLRRWVECESPTIDPRAVDRMMDLAASDLSLAGAAVERLTSGDAGAAGAVLARFPHRDIGKPGILVMGHLDTVHPLGTLEVLPFRREGNLCYGPGIKDMKAGNFLSLWAIRQLVARGIETPLPVSVLFTGDEETGSPHTRPLIEALARRNRYVLVPEPGEDAGGVTIGRHEVARFTLAARGTPTHAGATPEKGRSAIRQMAEKIVAVEALGSPGVSFSVGIVQGGLWSNCVTTHCSAELLVLIRDPAQKEERLAALMALQSDEPGMSFTVTPLRERPRWEGNEASHALHAAAREIGAALGLDLKGHVSGGGSDGNFTGALQIPTLDGLGALGRDHHTLNEHIFVDSLAPRTLLMANLIATLN; via the coding sequence ATCTCGCCCGCCGATCTGGCGGGCCTGGATACGGAGGCGATGCTGGGGGGGCTGCGCCGCTGGGTCGAATGCGAGAGCCCGACCATAGACCCGCGCGCGGTGGACCGCATGATGGACCTTGCCGCCAGCGACCTTTCGCTGGCCGGCGCCGCCGTCGAGCGCCTGACGAGCGGGGATGCGGGGGCGGCCGGCGCCGTCCTCGCCCGCTTCCCCCACCGCGACATTGGCAAGCCCGGCATCCTCGTCATGGGCCATCTCGACACGGTGCATCCGCTCGGCACGCTGGAGGTGCTGCCGTTCCGGCGCGAGGGCAATCTGTGCTACGGCCCTGGCATCAAGGACATGAAGGCGGGCAATTTCCTGTCCCTGTGGGCCATCCGGCAGCTCGTCGCCCGGGGCATCGAGACGCCGCTGCCGGTCAGCGTCCTCTTCACGGGCGACGAGGAGACCGGCAGTCCACACACGCGCCCGCTGATCGAGGCGCTGGCGCGGCGGAACAGATACGTGCTGGTGCCCGAGCCGGGCGAGGACGCGGGCGGCGTGACCATCGGCCGCCACGAGGTGGCGCGCTTCACCCTGGCCGCGCGCGGCACGCCCACCCATGCGGGCGCGACCCCGGAAAAGGGCCGCTCGGCCATCCGGCAGATGGCCGAGAAGATCGTCGCGGTCGAGGCGCTCGGCTCGCCGGGCGTGAGCTTCTCGGTGGGCATCGTGCAGGGCGGGCTCTGGTCGAACTGCGTGACCACCCATTGCAGCGCCGAGCTTCTGGTGCTGATCCGCGATCCGGCGCAGAAGGAGGAGCGGCTGGCCGCACTCATGGCGCTTCAATCCGACGAGCCGGGCATGTCCTTCACCGTCACCCCGCTGCGCGAGCGCCCGCGCTGGGAGGGCAACGAGGCCAGCCACGCGCTCCATGCGGCGGCCCGCGAGATCGGCGCGGCGCTCGGCCTGGACCTGAAGGGCCATGTCTCGGGCGGCGGCTCGGACGGCAATTTCACCGGCGCGCTCCAGATTCCCACGCTCGACGGCCTCGGCGCGCTGGGGCGCGACCATCACACGCTGAACGAGCACATCTTCGTCGACAGCCTCGCGCCGCGAACGCTGCTGATGGCCAATCTCATCGCCACGCTGAACTGA
- a CDS encoding MurR/RpiR family transcriptional regulator encodes MLEEIRRSLNQFTAAERKVAETILTNPQATVGWSIGDAARFAKVSEPSIIRFCRRLGFEGFPDFRIRFAQALAVSNRDAREEPAPSEDPIREAILANCARAIASIEDLRMDIDTGAVERALAILKQARRIDVYGHGGSGFLAAEAQHRLAFLGLASVAYSDPALQMVSALALRPGDCVFALSFSGVTTHLLPNLELARNAGAGVVTLCPSDSAIAQMADVNIAVNAYRSSTAVDFLPNERVSMYVMLDALMSLLNAHMRPAPTVEPSRGSAADG; translated from the coding sequence ATGCTCGAGGAGATCAGGCGTTCGCTGAACCAGTTCACGGCGGCCGAGCGCAAGGTGGCCGAGACGATCCTGACGAACCCGCAGGCCACGGTCGGCTGGTCGATCGGAGACGCCGCGCGCTTCGCCAAAGTCAGCGAGCCCTCGATCATCCGCTTCTGCCGGCGGCTGGGTTTCGAAGGCTTCCCCGATTTCCGCATCCGCTTCGCCCAGGCCCTGGCGGTGTCCAACCGTGACGCGCGCGAGGAGCCGGCCCCGAGCGAGGACCCGATCCGCGAGGCGATCCTGGCCAATTGCGCGCGGGCGATCGCCTCCATCGAGGATCTGCGGATGGACATCGATACCGGGGCCGTCGAGCGGGCGCTGGCGATCCTGAAGCAGGCGCGCCGCATCGATGTCTACGGGCATGGCGGGTCGGGCTTCCTGGCGGCCGAGGCCCAGCATCGCCTGGCCTTTCTCGGCCTTGCGAGCGTGGCCTACTCCGACCCCGCCCTCCAGATGGTCTCGGCCCTGGCGCTGCGGCCGGGCGACTGCGTCTTCGCCCTGTCGTTCTCCGGCGTGACCACCCATCTCCTGCCCAATCTGGAGCTGGCCAGGAATGCGGGCGCCGGCGTCGTCACGCTCTGCCCCTCGGACTCGGCGATCGCGCAGATGGCCGACGTGAACATCGCCGTCAACGCCTACCGCTCCTCGACGGCGGTCGACTTCCTGCCGAACGAGCGCGTGTCCATGTATGTCATGCTGGACGCGCTGATGAGCCTCCTGAACGCGCATATGCGCCCGGCTCCGACTGTCGAACCCTCGCGAGGCAGCGCCGCAGACGGGTGA
- a CDS encoding ABC transporter substrate-binding protein, whose translation MMMRHRNRLSLGALAFLGAAFAGQAASASMTVYCPMSEADCASVLAAFEAETGHASSFVRLGAGEILARIRAEQSNPQAALWLAGAADIFIQAAGEGLLEPYASANAERVEAGYRSPDDSWTPIAISPIAFLYNPAYLEELGAEPPTSWRDFADPAYQGAVVLTHPASSGTAYVSLASMVQALGEDEAFALLKEIDGNVLQYLRSAGGPGQMVASGEAAVSMAFTHGLEVALADGFPIGVSFPEEGTGYELNAAALIADAPESQREAATAFLDWIVSDAGQTALGETYRESVVEGFVNDDFSIDLSQVKLIDYDSNWAGENRARLLQRYEQEVRDASAVQ comes from the coding sequence ATGATGATGAGGCACCGCAACCGCCTTTCGCTGGGCGCCCTGGCCTTCCTCGGCGCGGCATTCGCCGGCCAGGCCGCCTCGGCTTCCATGACGGTCTACTGCCCGATGTCGGAGGCCGACTGCGCCTCCGTCCTCGCCGCCTTCGAGGCGGAGACGGGCCATGCCTCCAGCTTCGTGCGCCTGGGGGCGGGCGAGATTCTGGCCCGCATCCGGGCCGAGCAGAGCAACCCGCAGGCCGCGCTCTGGCTGGCCGGGGCCGCCGACATCTTCATCCAGGCCGCGGGCGAGGGGCTGCTGGAGCCCTATGCCTCCGCCAACGCGGAACGCGTCGAGGCCGGCTATCGCAGCCCCGACGATTCCTGGACGCCGATCGCCATCTCGCCGATCGCCTTCCTCTACAATCCCGCCTATCTGGAGGAGCTTGGGGCGGAGCCGCCCACGAGCTGGCGCGATTTCGCCGACCCGGCCTATCAGGGCGCGGTCGTCCTCACCCATCCCGCCTCCTCCGGCACGGCCTATGTCTCGCTCGCCAGCATGGTGCAGGCCCTCGGCGAGGACGAGGCCTTCGCGCTTCTCAAGGAGATCGACGGCAACGTCCTGCAATATCTGCGCTCGGCGGGCGGCCCCGGGCAGATGGTGGCCAGCGGCGAGGCGGCCGTTTCCATGGCCTTCACCCACGGGCTGGAGGTCGCGCTGGCGGACGGCTTTCCCATCGGCGTCTCCTTTCCCGAGGAGGGCACGGGCTACGAGCTGAACGCCGCCGCCCTGATCGCCGATGCGCCGGAGAGCCAGCGCGAGGCGGCCACGGCCTTCCTCGACTGGATCGTCTCCGACGCCGGCCAGACGGCGCTGGGGGAGACCTACAGGGAATCCGTCGTGGAAGGCTTCGTGAACGATGATTTCAGCATCGACCTCAGCCAGGTGAAGCTGATCGACTACGATTCCAACTGGGCCGGCGAGAACCGCGCGCGCCTGCTGCAACGCTACGAGCAGGAAGTGCGCGACGCCTCGGCGGTGCAATAG
- a CDS encoding gamma-glutamyltransferase, whose translation MDMTDIRSPNLARGRLTGKRMARGEGGIVVSQNREAARIGAEVLKEGGNAVDAIVAASFAVGVLEPWMSGVGGVGAMLVREEGGAVTAIDAGARSPAGLDPADFPIVGGSDGDLFGWPSVLEDRNVTGARSIGVPGLVAGLGAAHARFGRMSWAELVLPAAGIAEAGPVVDFHTTLWIASEMRRILRDEACSGWFLPEGVPPITPAAVTGRVNRLPNAALAQTLARIAREGPGILYGGELAEALAGDVQAAGGYLGTADLAAFEVAAGPAATQAYRRHLVHYVPGLNGGPTLAHMLRACQERHAPQGETPGAADVLAYCEAMQDAWAHRFETMGDGARESLPSCTTHLSAVDRDGMAVSLTQTLLSLFGSGVVSPRTGILLNNGINWFDPRPGRPNSIAPGRKALSNYAPAIMTGPDDDVIAIGGSGGRKILPAVFQALAQVADFSHALDEAVAAPRLDTSAPPLVVADARFPADILDAVRARHATVLCERMEHPNHFTTLGAVRRRGAMNEGFAEPFHPWADAVSEDDTKPLAG comes from the coding sequence ATGGACATGACAGACATCCGCTCGCCCAACCTCGCGCGCGGCCGGCTGACCGGCAAGAGGATGGCGCGCGGCGAGGGCGGCATCGTGGTTTCGCAGAACCGCGAGGCCGCCCGCATCGGGGCCGAGGTGCTGAAGGAGGGCGGCAACGCGGTGGATGCGATCGTCGCGGCCTCCTTCGCCGTCGGCGTGCTGGAGCCGTGGATGAGCGGGGTAGGCGGCGTCGGCGCCATGCTGGTGCGCGAGGAGGGCGGGGCCGTCACCGCCATCGACGCCGGCGCGCGTTCGCCGGCCGGGCTGGACCCGGCCGATTTTCCCATCGTGGGCGGAAGCGACGGCGATCTCTTCGGCTGGCCGAGCGTGCTGGAGGACCGAAACGTCACGGGCGCCCGGTCGATCGGCGTGCCGGGCCTGGTGGCGGGCCTCGGCGCCGCCCATGCCCGTTTCGGGCGCATGAGCTGGGCCGAGCTCGTCCTGCCGGCGGCCGGCATCGCCGAGGCCGGCCCGGTCGTCGACTTCCACACCACCTTGTGGATCGCCTCGGAGATGAGGCGCATCCTGCGCGACGAGGCGTGCAGCGGCTGGTTCCTGCCGGAGGGCGTGCCTCCCATTACGCCGGCCGCCGTCACCGGGCGCGTCAACCGCCTGCCGAACGCGGCGCTGGCGCAGACGCTGGCCCGCATCGCGCGGGAGGGCCCCGGCATCCTCTATGGGGGCGAGCTGGCAGAGGCGCTGGCCGGCGACGTTCAGGCCGCCGGGGGCTATCTTGGCACCGCCGATCTTGCCGCCTTCGAGGTGGCGGCCGGCCCGGCCGCCACGCAGGCCTACCGCCGGCATCTGGTGCATTATGTGCCCGGGCTGAACGGCGGCCCGACGCTGGCCCATATGCTGCGGGCCTGCCAGGAGCGCCATGCGCCGCAGGGCGAGACGCCCGGAGCGGCCGATGTCCTGGCCTATTGCGAGGCCATGCAGGATGCCTGGGCACACCGCTTCGAGACGATGGGCGACGGGGCGCGGGAGAGCCTGCCGAGCTGCACGACGCATCTGAGCGCGGTGGACCGCGACGGCATGGCCGTCTCGCTGACGCAGACGCTGCTGTCGCTCTTCGGCTCGGGCGTGGTCTCGCCGCGCACCGGCATCCTCCTCAACAACGGCATCAACTGGTTCGACCCGCGCCCGGGCCGGCCGAACAGCATCGCACCGGGCCGCAAGGCGCTGTCCAATTACGCGCCGGCGATCATGACGGGGCCGGACGACGATGTGATCGCCATCGGGGGATCGGGCGGGCGCAAGATCCTGCCGGCGGTGTTCCAGGCGCTGGCGCAGGTGGCCGACTTCTCCCATGCGCTGGACGAGGCGGTGGCCGCGCCCCGCCTCGACACCTCGGCGCCGCCCCTCGTGGTCGCGGACGCCCGCTTCCCGGCCGATATCCTCGACGCGGTCCGCGCGCGCCATGCCACCGTGCTTTGCGAGCGCATGGAGCACCCCAACCATTTCACCACGCTGGGCGCGGTGCGACGGCGCGGGGCGATGAACGAGGGTTTCGCCGAGCCTTTCCACCCCTGGGCCGACGCCGTCAGCGAAGACGACACGAAGCCGTTGGCGGGCTGA
- a CDS encoding class II aldolase/adducin family protein codes for MTSPSSLSCNPRPARCSQEEWETRVSLAAAYRMVARLGLDDLIYNHISLRLPGTHDRFLINPYGLLFSEITASSLVKIDTAGNKLEETPHSVNVAAFVIHAAIHKAREDAHCVLHTHSDASTAVSGQPQGLLPLSQFAMRFYNRQGFHEYEGVAIDLPEQERLVAHLGSNPVMLMRNHGILTVGRTPGEAFMLLYYFERAAKIQLSMQAAAASGVPLTMPSPEVCEKAARQFWELKGDILVPGEREWPALMRQLDRDDQGYRQ; via the coding sequence ATGACCAGCCCGTCCTCCCTGTCGTGCAACCCGAGGCCGGCCCGCTGCTCCCAGGAGGAGTGGGAAACGCGCGTGAGCCTTGCCGCCGCCTATCGCATGGTGGCGAGGCTGGGGCTCGACGACCTGATCTACAACCACATCTCGCTGCGCCTGCCCGGCACGCACGACCGGTTCCTGATCAACCCCTATGGGCTGCTCTTCTCCGAGATCACCGCCTCGTCGCTGGTGAAGATCGACACGGCCGGCAACAAGCTGGAGGAGACGCCTCATTCGGTGAACGTCGCCGCCTTCGTCATCCACGCGGCGATCCACAAAGCGCGCGAGGACGCGCATTGCGTGCTCCACACCCATTCGGACGCCTCGACCGCCGTCTCGGGCCAGCCGCAGGGCCTTCTGCCGCTCTCGCAATTCGCCATGCGCTTCTACAACCGGCAGGGCTTCCACGAATATGAGGGCGTCGCCATAGACCTGCCCGAGCAGGAGCGCCTCGTGGCGCATCTGGGCTCGAACCCGGTCATGCTGATGCGCAATCACGGCATCCTCACCGTCGGGCGCACGCCGGGCGAGGCGTTCATGCTGCTCTACTATTTCGAGCGCGCGGCCAAGATCCAGCTTTCCATGCAGGCCGCCGCCGCCTCCGGCGTGCCGCTGACCATGCCCAGCCCCGAGGTCTGCGAGAAGGCCGCACGCCAGTTCTGGGAGCTGAAGGGGGATATCCTCGTGCCGGGCGAGCGCGAATGGCCCGCGCTCATGCGCCAGCTCGACCGCGACGATCAGGGCTATCGCCAGTAG
- a CDS encoding LLM class flavin-dependent oxidoreductase, which yields MERRLHLGLFLIGTGSHISGWRMPGAVDSFEDLPAILDIAREAERALFDLIFVGDNLNADPGAHPSYCSRLEPLTMLSAVATATSRIGLGATASTTYGDPWTLARAFASLDHISGGRAAWNSVTTANPQAAANFGMVHPDHARRYEMSGEFIEAVRKLWDAWAPGALIRDTASGRYFDAAKIAPIDHEGAFFRVKGPLNISRSPQGRPVILQAGGSEAGQDLAARHADVVFTVTQDKDEARAFYAGLKARLPAHGRGPGDLVVLPGVMPVVAETERQARNKLAALQGFVDEATALGMLSERFNQDMSRFDLDGPIPDLGRNEAYHAFASAMLGKARRENMTLRDLYNLVAAARGHWVLCGSADFVADTLEDWFRSKAADGFNVMPPWFMEGFTDFTRLVVPRLQERGLFRKAYEGRTLRENLGLRPA from the coding sequence ATGGAGCGGCGTCTGCATCTGGGCCTCTTCCTCATCGGGACGGGCAGCCACATCTCGGGCTGGCGCATGCCGGGCGCCGTCGACAGTTTCGAGGATCTGCCCGCGATCCTCGACATTGCCCGCGAGGCCGAGCGCGCCCTGTTCGACCTCATCTTCGTGGGCGACAATCTCAACGCCGACCCGGGCGCTCATCCCTCCTATTGTTCGCGCCTCGAACCGCTGACCATGCTGTCGGCGGTCGCCACCGCGACCTCGCGGATCGGCCTCGGCGCGACCGCATCGACCACCTATGGCGATCCCTGGACCCTGGCGCGCGCCTTCGCCTCGCTCGACCATATTTCCGGCGGGCGGGCGGCGTGGAATTCGGTGACGACGGCCAACCCGCAGGCGGCCGCCAATTTCGGCATGGTCCACCCCGACCACGCGCGGCGCTACGAGATGTCGGGCGAGTTCATCGAGGCGGTGAGGAAGCTCTGGGACGCCTGGGCGCCGGGGGCGCTCATCAGGGACACGGCGTCCGGCCGCTATTTCGATGCCGCGAAGATCGCGCCGATCGACCATGAGGGCGCCTTCTTCAGGGTGAAGGGACCGCTCAACATCTCGCGCTCCCCGCAGGGGCGGCCGGTGATCCTCCAGGCCGGCGGCTCCGAGGCGGGGCAGGACCTCGCGGCCCGGCACGCGGACGTGGTCTTCACCGTCACCCAGGACAAGGACGAGGCAAGGGCCTTCTACGCCGGGCTGAAGGCGCGCCTGCCCGCGCACGGACGGGGCCCCGGTGACCTCGTCGTCCTTCCCGGCGTCATGCCCGTCGTGGCCGAGACGGAGCGGCAGGCTCGCAACAAGCTCGCAGCGCTCCAGGGCTTCGTGGACGAGGCGACGGCCCTCGGCATGCTTTCCGAGCGCTTCAACCAGGATATGAGCCGGTTCGATCTCGACGGCCCGATCCCCGACCTCGGGCGGAACGAAGCCTATCATGCCTTCGCCTCCGCCATGCTCGGCAAGGCGAGGCGCGAGAACATGACGCTTCGCGACCTCTACAACCTCGTGGCCGCCGCGCGCGGACACTGGGTCCTGTGCGGCTCGGCCGACTTCGTGGCCGACACGCTGGAGGACTGGTTCCGCAGCAAAGCCGCCGACGGGTTCAACGTCATGCCCCCCTGGTTCATGGAGGGCTTCACGGACTTCACCCGCCTGGTGGTGCCGCGCCTCCAGGAGCGCGGGCTGTTCCGCAAGGCCTATGAAGGCCGCACGCTCCGCGAGAATCTCGGATTGCGGCCGGCATGA
- a CDS encoding ABC transporter permease, with amino-acid sequence MTLAARRPPLAGTVKKIAADPWLFATFLVLTGAVVLFAILPVASVLKLALVGREGFAPEAILANLRSRLVWRAFGNTLLLGATSALVATVLGFVLAFAITRTNMRGKRLVHLIALLPVISPPFVMALAIVVLFGRSGLVTRELLGIRGSNIYGFRSLVLIQVLAFTPIAYLNIRGMLQSMDSALEDAAASLGGSQWTIFTKLTLPLATPAILSSMLLVFVKSIEDFGNPLVIGGNFNTLAVEAYSQLIGYFNLEAGALLASLLLLPSVIAFLIHRYWVSKRSYVTVTGKPAAQVIRIVDPRVVWPLALVAYGLAALVVLLYATVVAVSFTRFPGIDWSFTLGHYAAVFTAGLRPLQNSLLLAGIATPITAFAGILIAYLLTRRAFPGSAVLRWGTLLSFAAPGTIIGIGYITLFNTPPLLLTGTAAIIVAAMVVKTIQVGIEAGSNQLRQIDRSIEEASTILGASNTRTFFGVTLPLLQPALFTALAYAFTRSLTTLSAIIFLVSANWTLITVTILSQVETLRLGLAAAYCVILIAVVLATLLILQLAVGRLSRVSR; translated from the coding sequence ATGACGCTGGCCGCCCGCAGGCCGCCCCTCGCCGGCACGGTGAAGAAGATCGCCGCCGATCCGTGGCTCTTTGCAACCTTCCTCGTGCTGACGGGGGCGGTCGTGCTCTTCGCCATCCTGCCGGTGGCGAGCGTATTGAAGCTTGCGCTGGTCGGGCGCGAGGGGTTCGCTCCTGAGGCCATCCTCGCCAATCTGCGCTCGCGCCTCGTCTGGCGGGCCTTCGGCAACACGCTTCTTCTCGGCGCGACCTCCGCCCTCGTCGCGACCGTCCTAGGCTTCGTCCTCGCCTTCGCCATCACGCGCACGAACATGCGGGGCAAGAGGCTGGTCCATCTCATCGCGCTCTTGCCGGTGATCTCGCCGCCCTTCGTCATGGCGCTGGCGATCGTCGTCCTGTTCGGGCGCAGCGGGCTCGTCACGCGCGAGCTGCTCGGCATCCGGGGCAGCAACATATACGGCTTCCGGAGCCTCGTGCTCATCCAGGTGCTGGCCTTCACGCCGATCGCCTATCTCAACATCCGCGGCATGCTCCAGTCCATGGACAGCGCGCTGGAGGACGCCGCCGCCTCGCTCGGCGGCTCGCAATGGACGATCTTCACGAAGCTGACGCTGCCGCTGGCGACGCCCGCCATCCTCAGCTCGATGCTTCTCGTCTTCGTCAAATCCATCGAGGATTTCGGCAATCCGCTGGTGATCGGGGGCAATTTCAACACGCTGGCGGTGGAGGCCTATTCCCAGCTCATCGGCTATTTCAACCTCGAGGCGGGGGCGCTTCTGGCAAGCCTCCTGCTCCTGCCCTCGGTGATCGCCTTCCTCATCCACCGCTACTGGGTGAGCAAGCGCAGCTACGTGACCGTCACCGGCAAGCCGGCGGCGCAGGTGATCCGCATCGTGGACCCGCGCGTCGTCTGGCCGCTCGCCCTGGTCGCATATGGGCTGGCGGCGCTCGTCGTGCTTCTCTACGCCACCGTCGTCGCGGTCTCCTTCACGCGGTTTCCGGGCATCGACTGGTCGTTCACCCTCGGCCACTACGCCGCCGTCTTCACCGCCGGCCTGCGCCCGCTCCAGAACTCGCTGCTGCTGGCCGGCATCGCGACGCCCATCACCGCCTTCGCCGGCATCCTCATCGCCTATCTGCTGACGCGGCGCGCGTTTCCGGGAAGCGCGGTCCTGCGCTGGGGCACGCTTCTCTCCTTCGCCGCGCCCGGCACCATCATCGGCATCGGCTACATCACCCTGTTCAACACGCCGCCGCTCCTGCTCACCGGCACGGCCGCCATCATCGTGGCCGCCATGGTGGTGAAGACCATCCAGGTCGGCATCGAGGCGGGGTCCAACCAGCTTCGCCAGATCGACCGCTCCATCGAGGAGGCCTCCACCATCCTGGGGGCCTCCAACACGCGCACCTTCTTCGGCGTCACCCTGCCGCTTCTCCAGCCGGCGCTCTTCACCGCGCTCGCCTATGCCTTCACCCGGTCGCTCACGACGCTGAGCGCCATCATCTTCCTGGTCTCGGCCAACTGGACGCTGATCACGGTGACGATCCTCAGCCAGGTGGAGACGCTGAGGCTGGGGCTCGCGGCCGCCTATTGCGTCATCCTCATCGCGGTCGTCCTGGCGACGCTCCTCATCCTGCAACTGGCCGTCGGCCGCCTTTCGCGCGTTTCGAGGTAA